A stretch of DNA from Anopheles nili chromosome 2, idAnoNiliSN_F5_01, whole genome shotgun sequence:
cggtGTCCACGTTCTTCTGGAGGGGAGCCAAGATTATCCATCATTAAGGCGGCGGTAAacattctcttttttttacctaACTACGATCCCTTTCTGCGGTTGTTATGAAGTAGCACCCGTCTGGATGGGATGTTTACGATGGGATTGAATTTTTACTCTCTTTCTtcccctttctctctctctattgcggaagaaataattatttatcatttaaatGCATAGAGCATTTGAAATAATTGCTGCGCTTTTCCAACGTAGAGAGGTTTCCATGGAGACATTTATCATTTCGCTTGTAAATGTAGCATGTGAATTGATTGAAGTTCTTCATGAAATATGACTTTTTAAAACTTTGTGGAGATCTTCGTTCAAGTCTTGTGAAATAGTCAAAGAAAGATCAGAGTATGATTCAATATAAAAAGAATTCAACCAACGGTCACAAAATAGCCGTTCCAGATGACGAAGTATGACAAACTTCGCGAGTATACGGTCTCTCATGTGCTCTGGAATTATTGTCTGTTGAGACAAGCAGAGTTACACGGCGtgttgtttcgctttgttcgAAAAGCCAGGCCTGTTGACATTATCATAATCATAGCAACGCGTCCGACCGGTTTTCCCTAGCCTCGACGAGCGCTATCGGGGACTGATGGTATGTGTCTTCTTGTATGTAAAACACAAGCCAGCAGCAAGCCCCCCTTTTAGTACGTGTGTGACGTGTGGTTTCTCAGTACTCTGGCAGCTCTGTCGCGGTTACGATGATGATAAATGAACTGCTAAAAATGCGCTTCGCACACAGGGAGGCTGTTTGAGGCTATTGCACTACACCGATCCGGTGTACGGGCTTGGTTATAAGTCCCGGTTACTGAGAAATAAACACAACACCACCATCCTACAAGGAAGGAACGGAACGAGTGAGACTggtgatgggttttctttAGCATCGAGTTGGAAAGGACGCCAAACGAGGGAATGTGTTGATCGCAAAACgtgcacatcatcatcatcgtcatcctaGAACGTCCATTTCCTGTTGCAATGCGTCTTTGCTTTGCCTTGGAGGGATGGTAGAACGGGAGCACGTTGGCTTTTATTTCCGCCCGTGTGTGCCCAAAAGCTGAAAAATGGGTCGCCGTGGCTCCACCCGGAAGGGAATCGAGCCCCGTTTGGGTTTTCAAGAGGTAATGCAAACTGAACCCACCGGGACAGAGAACGCGTTAGATTCACTCCAATTCTCGCTGAAGTGGGAATTTTCTTGGGGAACCTCCAGACGTTACGTCTGCAACGTTTGCTCCCCAAAGTAGTAGTTGGGTTCGGCTTCTATTCTGCGGCGGGTGTGTCCGCAAACTGCTCTTCTGAAGCACATTTTGCCTTCCATTAACTCGCCCGCgagtgtattgtttttttttcgttccttttttcctcccagctcGAAGCTGCTCCCATTTTTACATTGTGTTCGCTCGCTGAATGGATGTGCTTTTTGTGGATTTCGATCGTGTGTTCTTGTTTAACGActttccaaaaaaacaaaaaaaaaaaataccgcaaAAAAGCGACGTGCGACACGCTACTTTTTGCAGCATTAAAAGTAATGTGAATGTGGAGCATTTTTGAGAGTTATTGTATCGAGGGAAGGCATCCAAAGAATGCAATATGTGGTGCAGCGATAGGAAGCTACTTAGAAAGTATCAGATATTGCAGCActgattttccatcccccatTTCTGCTTTGGGTCGTTTTTCTGGCCCAAGAAATGGAGACCATGGATTGAAATTTTCCCAGAACCTTAGATGGGTTtcgtcatttttcattccctgGAAAGAAAACTATTTCCCCCGTATACagtttctctttctttctcgttgctcgtcgtttttcttttactctctctctctctctctatctctgtcTGACTTCTTATATCATGCCTGCGATTGTTTTTCTAACCTAGTGAGCTTCTCCTACTCCCTCTCGGCACTTGGGGGAAATTTTGGTATGAGAACAGCAAAACATAGGAAACCTTTATAACCACCAGTCTTCGCCCCTCGCTCTACCGCACCCCGGAACTTTGGGGAGTGCGAGAATGATGGGTTAGACCCTCCGTAAAAGACCTAAACCCACCCGTCTGCACATTCTGGAGGTTGTAATGCGGGGGACCGTCTTCCCCAGAATTGGAGAAACGGCTTTCTTTAAAGGCCATATGCAAAACAGAAGGCAAACGTTGCCCTTCCCCGAGCCGGCAAGGATGAGCGAAagcagtgggtgggtgggtggacaaaaaaaggaaaggcaaagaagaaaaacgcgagagcgcgcgcgcatttCCCGCCATGATTCATTAAAGTGTAAACACAGCTTTGGCTCGGTGGCGCAAACTGAGCAGAGGGCGCAAACCGACAAGGCACACCAGCAAACATGCTGTGCAATGAGCTCATACGCGCACGGTGTTGTAATGCGTACTGAAAATGAATCCAGCCAGCCCCCGGCGTTTGGTATTGCCTCGAAGAAAGCCGGCAGGAAATGCGATTTGTTCGAATTTGTCTTTCCACATCGTTCCACGAATGGCTCGAAAGGCGTGGGGTTCCCTTCCAATGGGCGTCACGTTGTTAATGTATGGAACGAGTGCCATAGATCCATTGCCACCGTAACTTATGCTCTCTGTCATTGTGGTGCgaatgtatgcaaatgataCGGTGGTGGAGTGAGCTACTgaagaagaatgaaaattaatgtcTGTTAAATGTCGTATGTCGCATCAAACTGGTGGAAATGGCCAACCTTTTTTCGCAggttttcataatttatttgaaaagaaaaacgcgatCTCTTTTTAAAAGGGTGCTGCGTCAGCAAACTTTTGGTTTAACAAATGGCATATTATGTCCAAAGTGAATATTGCATGACGAATTGATCTAGACCGGCTCGTCCTGTAAATGTTGAAACGTAATAGCTAGACGcttttgggaagaaaatttgaaCACTCATTccaaacaaagaaaatcgtTAGCGGAAATTAAACATCGACAAGCCGAGAAACGATGACGGATGGATATTTTCCGTCTGTTGCGGTTGGGTTATTTCAGGGGTTGGTGTTTGTCTTTCGATAGAGTTTGCTGTGCGGACGTAGGGACACGTTGTTTTTATAGTAGAGTGCGTGATCGTGTTATTGGAGGTTTCGATAACTACCTTGGTGTGCAGTCTGATAAATCTTCTATAATTCGTTAGTTTATTTTCTGAATTGAATCACGCCATTTGTTCAGCTACATTTGTGTGTTTCTAGCCAAAAAAAGATAACTCAACAGTTTTGGAAAGTTCTCCGTTCTCTCAAGTTCAGTTGGACCCATGGAGCGAAAGTTGCGATCATATTTTTCCCAGTGGTAATCGGGCTCTTTAAACCAATTCTGGTTCGAAAACCACGGAACCAGCTGCAGCAAAGCCGTCGAGGTTTTTGTTGTGCTGAAATTGCACTTTTTCCGGCTTAAAAGTAATCCCACCCTACCCTGAATGCTGGTGCTAAATATCCATATATTACTTGAGCTTAATTCGCTTTTCCGAAGGAATTCTTCCTTCCGTCGATTCCCTCGTCGAGCTCTTTTAAGCTTTTGGGTGTgctaatgaaaacaaaccattGTGCATCGATTTTTGGGAATGCtccacaaaaaccaacccgccGTGTTGTGCTGCGCGCGCCATATCGTCGGGAAAATGTTCCACCGACGTATTGAGGCGAATAGGCTACTCTTTGCcgattttttccacccccttaGGGTTATAGGTTAAACATAGTCCCCGGGAACAGGTGTCGGGGTGGTGCCACCGGGTCGCCGTGTCGCGGACACTGTCGAAACCTGGTCGGTAAAGCGTGTCATTAGATTTTGCCGTCAACCAAAGGTACCCGTCGAAAACGAACACCTTTTCCGTGTCAGTCGATGCTCCTGGCTTTCGTTATCGCGCCCTTTCGAGCGGGTTCCGGGTGGCTCGTGGGGGTGTAATCCGCCGGAAACGATGAATCGATTGTCATCTAATTAACGTCCGGTCGCCCGGACGAGGAAAGCGCTCCTCGATGACGCCGATGGAAATGACGAAAGCAATAATGATTCCACCCGCGTCACCAGACGGGAGGTAGAGACAGGTTCAGCGcccaccaccgaaaggaaCCTGTTTTCCTCGTGTGCCTTAAATGCTGCTTCCGGCTTCCCGGTCCCGGGGATTTGGGTTTGTAATTCTGTCGCATCAGCTTTAGCTGTATTTGGCGCGCTTAACAACTCTTCGGTTCGTGTTGTGGAAGCGGGCCCTACCAGAGACAATGGGATTCTATGTGGTAAGGGAACAAGGGCTAGAAGAAAACAGAGCCGGAGAGAAGGCGCAAGGGAAATAAGGGTTTTGATTGCggatgtttatttgtttgcaaagTGGCCTTTACGGTGGAGGTGGGTTGGACGTGCATTCGATCGAATACTAAGGGGTGCCCCAAAAGTGTCGGCTGACCGATCGGTCGCGTGGTTTACGATTTTATCGCCATTCAAAAGGTAATGATAATTGTTTATTGcttttgtgtttgcatttggTGTACCGCCCGGTTGCCTGTCACCGGGTGGAAATTTAACAATGTTTACGTTGCCTCATTGTGGGCGGATGGCTATGCTTGATTAATCACGCGTGGGACGCTTCATTCATTATGTTTGCAAATCGctttcgacaaaaaaaaacgttgataGTAAATAATCGTTTGCCTGGATAGGTATCCAAAGCAGAGCTTTAACGCAATCGTACAGAATATGAATGAAAAGTCGGTCGTTCCCGTTGCTAACATTACACTCGCTGACAGCTGTCATGTGTCAACTTCATCCGGAACCCTAAGGAGTGTTCAAGCTTCCAGCATATTCCGCTTCTCAAATCCTTATGAGCGGAAAGGAACcaggaaaatttaaaatgggcacaaattttcctcccagtTGTTGGGTTGTAGTATGATATTTATCTAGAACGTGCGGCACATGCTTAACATTCCATCGTGGCCTACTATTGTAAGGACGTCGAGAAAGAAAGGAGTATTAAATTGAAGGAGTGTTGTattccacccattttccgacccccTCCGGTGAGGCTTTGGCGGAATTTTCACATCATCGCCGAGTACGGTGACTGCGCAGTGCTGTTCCGCTCCCAGGAAAAGAATTCGGTCAACATTTctttcgtgcgtgtgtttgcaaaTAGCCCCGGTTTCCATCACGCACGCCTACCGCTCCACGCTTTGGTAGCAGTAACAGAGAGGGCGTGAAAATTCTCTGTTTTCCTGTCTCCTAGGCAAGGCGCCGCTCTCTTGCCTCGGGTTGTTAAAATGACAGGATATGCTGAGCGATAAGGATGCTCATGCTCGTGCTCACTCTTCGCGAAACGTGCAAAATGATATCAGGTCGCGAGAGAGAGGATGTCCTATTTTGTCGGAGAAGATGGTTTGTTCAACGCGGAGCAGCGACTGGCTGGCAATCCGTTGGGAGAACATCCAAGGGGGCACACCCTTAATTATTCTGGGTGTTGGCGGGAAAAACTGTGACCACATCAGGAAAGGGTTGATGGATAGGAGGCGCGAGCCATAGCGGGATGCGCGGGATGATATTATGTACTCGTGCATCGCATAAGAGAAGAGATAAATTCGCACGACACgcgctcgtcctttttttgttggcttgaGGCCTACTCTTCCACATCGCAGCAGCATGTCGTTCAGGCACGCGACAATCTTTACACTCGGAGCTGCTGCCACGCCAGTGGGTGATGATTTGAATGAGAGAACCACCTAGCCTAGAGAGAGCATCCCGACGAATGCACGACGAAATGTACACATGGGGCAGAGCATCCAGCTagagaaaagaaacagcaCCATGCTGAATATATAGGTGGTTCGTTTGTGCGAAATGTACACCGCGATTAGTCCGCTGGTAATGTAACGCGCTGGATGCAGTTGTTATTGTTACCCCCGTCCGTGTAGTATTAGTAGCATCGGAAGAGCAGCATCCGCATCACGATAAGCTAGAGAGTTTCAGTTGCACGCTAAAGTAGGGAACAAAATCCGACCCTCTTGCCTGCCCTTTATTCGCGTGCCCGACGTTTCAATCAACCAACCtaaacgttttgttttatttgtttctactcgaaaaaaaaacacacaatagTGCACCACCGGTTCCGCCAGCGCTACCGACACAGCAGGCACTGCAGCAgtcgcaacaacagcaacagcaaccacagAAACCGATCTATGCATCACAGCAGAGCAACAGCAGTACCAACAGTATTACGTATGGAACCAATTCGGTAAGTGTGCCATTCTAGGGGTAGTGTTTCGTTTTGGAATACAAGCCTTCCGATAACAACCAGCTATAGCAAATGGCGGGGTAGTTCTTTCGGTCCAAAGCAAAGGTGTTTCTGTGGCGTTTGGCCGCTTGTGAGTGCATTGGAGGGCAAGTGTGCGGAAATGATGACCTTGAAAACATTCCGAGCCGAAAATTCGATTTTCCGTCACTGGGAGAATGCCTGTCATTCAGGGAATGGGCTTCGatttatgatgaaaaaaaaaaacacacacaactaTGGACAAAAAATAAGTGACGAATAGGCGGAATAGGGTGGTGGATAGTGAACGGAAGTGAGTGTTGAATTTTTCGTTCGCAATGTGCTTTGCCCCTTAGCCGGGCGAGCACGTGACTAGTGTTCGAGAGAACGGCCTCCTCCCTAGTTGAGTGGCATTCGATTTACAAGATTCGGAATAATTTGACACTTCACGATGACGGTTTGATTTCGTGACACATTTTCAAAACTCgatcactttttttgttgtcggcGTAGATATTACCTTTTTTCAACACGCGCCAACGAGGCCTGCCTTCTAATGGAACCCGCTTCccattccagcagcagcagtatccGCAACCCATCTACGTAGCATCGAATCAAAACCATCAAATGCTGAACCAGCCGGTGTTGCCACCGCAACCGCCACAGCAACCACCATCgtcacaacagcagcagcagcagcagatacCGATACCGCCGAACCTCTCGAACGGTTCGATATACGCGACGGCCACGTGCTCGCCGAGCGCGACCAGCAGCAATCCGCCGAATCCGATCTACGCCGGCCAGCTCGTGTCGCAACAGccgcaaccaccaccaccgccaatgATGATGCCACCGAACGGATACGGACCACCGAACGGTGTCGGTGGTCCGTACGGTGTTGGGCAGCCGCAGTACGGCATTCCACCGGTAAGGATGCAaaggacacgcacacacacggtctTCAGTTGCATGTTTAGTCCGCTATAATGAGCAATTTGTTTCCGCTTTCTTGCAAGGTTCCTCAGATGCCAATGCAACCGCTGCAGCAACCACCGTCGCAGATGCAGCAGACGAATGcccctccaccgccaccaatGATGCCACCGATGTTCTCCATGTCGGCACCATCTAATGCACCGCAGGTAATACTTGAAGGATTCACATTTGGTTGACACTTTTTTAAGTGTGCCCAAATATATCACAACATAAAAGCTGCTGTAGTGGCTCTCTAAAATTTCACTAACATACTTTTATCCTCTCCGGCAGCCGCCAGCACCGCCCATGCCACCAAACCTAAGCCACGCGGGAgctccaccacccccaccgccCCCACCCGGCGCCAACATGCTTTCCTCGAAGCCGGGCGAAATCAATTCCTTGGCCCTCCAGTTGGCCAGTGCCAAACTGAAGCGCAGCCAACCCCCGAAGGGCTCGCCGGGAATGGGTGGTGGCGGGGTCGGTGTGTCCTCCACCTCGTCGCTGACATCCACCAGTGGCAGCAACGCCGTGTCTTCCACCGTGACGGaaaacagcggcagcagtACATCGAGTGGAGGTAGTGGTAATTATGGAACCATAGGTTAGCTCTTACCCCTCATACTTACATTTCGTACTAATCCCGGCCTCATCGTATCATCGCGTGTACGCATCGCATGTGCTATGTGGCCCTTTGTAtgtgtatttgtgtgcgttttcttttttcacatcCTTTGGCCTGCTCGCTAATCTCATTCCATCGTGTGTGCCACCACTGTGGGGCAGAAATCAACTGAAATATCTTCACCAAGTACACTCATTAGCAATAAGGATATGTTGGGTTGAttttatatgtttatttatggAAGAACAGAGAAATATGGGGAATCGGGATCCCATCGGGAGTAGTTCAAATAACTGAAATGCATAAATGCAGCGaataagaaaagaaatgcataATAATTGGCTGCTATTTAGAAAGTGTTACATCTTTCAACAAAGAAGTAAGATTTTCttacaaatattttaaacgaCAATGATTTCaacataaattgaatttatacGTAGTAGTTATGCGTAGTGATATAATTCTATGAGGACAAATTTAActtatatattttcttttaatgaTTGTGATGCATCATCACCTTTAGGACGATCATCATCTGGCATGGCGTCGATGATGGATGAAATGGCGAAGACTCTCGCTCGACGACGAGCGCaagcggaaaagaaagagGTAATCGATCATTTAACGACTGTAGAACTGTGTAAATTCATTGCCTAAATATCGCTTTGTTCCATTAGCCGGACTCTATCGACGATGGTGGTCCAGGAGGATCAGGAGGCCGCCAACGAGCTTGGGAAAAATCTAGTACTTTGCCACATAA
This window harbors:
- the LOC128729977 gene encoding protein enabled is translated as MSEQSIIGARASVMVYDDVQKKWIPSGSSSGLSKVQIFHHQQNNTFRVVGRKLQDHEVVINCSIIKGLKYNQATATFHQWRDSKFVYGLNFSSSQDAEAFARAMMHALDVLSGRVPPPSSMQTTNPNPNQMSSAYEEDMGYRTMTREDAAIMQQQQQITSQPPGVGPPQPPNSMPGPGGGILSPQTPTSQTLPSQAGQQQQTHHRTNSAPPVPPALPTQQALQQSQQQQQQPQKPIYASQQSNSSTNSITYGTNSQQYPQPIYVASNQNHQMLNQPVLPPQPPQQPPSSQQQQQQQIPIPPNLSNGSIYATATCSPSATSSNPPNPIYAGQLVSQQPQPPPPPMMMPPNGYGPPNGVGGPYGVGQPQYGIPPVPQMPMQPLQQPPSQMQQTNAPPPPPMMPPMFSMSAPSNAPQPPAPPMPPNLSHAGAPPPPPPPPGANMLSSKPGEINSLALQLASAKLKRSQPPKGSPGMGGGGVGVSSTSSLTSTSGSNAVSSTVTENSGSSTSSGGSGNYGTIGRSSSGMASMMDEMAKTLARRRAQAEKKEPDSIDDGGPGGSGGRQRAWEKSSTLPHKLGSNNASGAGGSNSGSGAGGASLSGSESPKPSRKRFGSASEETILKQINGGDSFSLPTAVEFDNLKEEILREMRNEIAKAKQEIIEAIKSEFNRR